The following are from one region of the Silene latifolia isolate original U9 population chromosome 9, ASM4854445v1, whole genome shotgun sequence genome:
- the LOC141599216 gene encoding G-box-binding factor 1: MGAAEEQTPPKPSKSPPPAQETPTTMPPYADWSRSMQAYYNAAVPPPFYASTVPSPTPHPYMWSGQHPMMPPYGTPVHYPGLYPPGGVYAHPNIGTIVNTSAPQAEGKSSDVKDQSSAKKSRANSSAGNDKTIETGKATSGSANDGASQSAESGSEGSSDSSDENNQTENSSRKGRFDLMLEDGANAHNNASNGGSMGPVQGNPVPMPATNLNIGMDLWNGNAPAAVKLQPNGGVSSAVVPSMVMGEVCYDERELKKQKRKQSNRESARRSRLRKQAECEELQRKVECLNSENSALKDELRNLAEECMKLTAENQTIQEELKRAGKNDS; the protein is encoded by the exons ATGGGGGCAGCAGAAGAGCAAACGCCACCCAAGCCTTCCAAGTCACCACCCCCAGCTCAG GAGACTCCAACAACAATGCCACCATATGCTGATTGGTCGAGATCCATGCAG GCTTATTATAATGCTGCGGTCCCACCGCCTTTTTACGCCTCAACTGTTCCATCTCCAACGCCTCATCCTTATATGTGGTCAGGGCAG CACCCTATGATGCCACCTTATGGTACTCCTGTCCATTACCCGGGTTTATATCCTCCTGGAGGTGTTTATGCTCATCCTAATATTGGCACG ATTGTGAACACAAGTGCTCCACAAGCTGAAGGAAAAAGCTCAGATGTTAAAGATCAGAGTTCTGCAAAAAAGTCTAGGGCAAATTCTAGTGCGGGGAATGACAAGACTATCGAAACTGGAAAGGCAACTTCAGGCTCTGCAAATGATGGCGCTTCCCAGAG CGCCGAAAGTGGAAGCGAAGGCTCATCCGACTCAAGTGATGAGAACAACCAAACA GAGAATTCAAGTAGGAAAGGACGCTTTGATCTGATGCTTGAAGATG GAGCTAATGCACATAATAATGCATCCAATGGAGGTTCTATGGGTCCCGTGCAAGGGAACCCTGTTCCGATGCCTGCCACTAATCTTAATATCGGTATGGATTTATGGAATGGAAATGCTCCTGCTGCGGTTAAGTTGCAACCAAATGGTGGGGTCTCTTCTGCTGTTGTTCCATCAATGGTCATGGGCGAAGTTTGTTAC GATGAACGTGAACTTAAAAAGCAAAAGAGGAAGCAGTCAAACCGAGAATCAGCCAGACGGTCAAGGCTACGCAAGCAG GCGGAATGTGAAGAACTTCAAAGAAAGGTCGAGTGCCTGAATAGTGAAAATAGTGCCCTCAAAGACGAGCTTAGAAACTTGGCAGAAGAATGCATGAAGCTCACAGCTGAAAATCAAACGATTCAG GAGGAGCTAAAGCGTGCGGGGAAGAATGATAGCTGA